A genomic stretch from Gopherus flavomarginatus isolate rGopFla2 chromosome 3, rGopFla2.mat.asm, whole genome shotgun sequence includes:
- the SPIN1 gene encoding spindlin-1 isoform X2 yields MRGHAGVSASMMKKRTSHKKHRNNVGPSKPISQPRRNIVGCRIQHGWKEGSGPVTQWKGTVLDQVPVNPSLYLIKYDGFDCVYGLELHKDERVSALEVLPDRVASSRISDAHLADTMIGKAVEHMFETEDGSKDEWRGMVLARAPIMNTWFYITYEKDPVLYMYQLLDDYKEGDLRIMPDSNDSPPAEREPGEVVDSLVGKQVEYAKEDGSKRTGMVIHQVEAKPSVYFIKFDDDFHIYVYDLVKTS; encoded by the exons AAAGCATCGAAACAACGTGGGACCTAGCAAACCCATTTCTCAGCCCCGAAGAAATATTGTAGGGTGCAGAATACAGCATGGATGGAAAGAAGGGAGTGGACCTGTAACACAATGGAAGGGGACAGTTCTTGATCAGGTTCCTGTAAATCCTTCTCTTTACCTTATTAAGTATGATGGATTTGATTGCGTCTATGGACTAGAACTGCACAAAGATGAAAGAGTGTCAGCTCTTGAAGTCCTTCCAGACAGAGTTG CTTCATCTCGAATCAGTGATGCCCACCTGGCAGACACAATGATTGGCAAAGCTGTGGAACATATGTTtgaaacagaggatggatcaaAAGATGAGTGGAGGGGGATGGTCTTGGCTCGAGCTCCTATAATGAACACGTGGTTTTATATTACTTATGAGAAGGATCCTGTCTTGTACATGTATCAGCTCTTAGATGACTATAAAGAAGGTGACCTCCGCATTATGCCTGATTCCA ATGATTCGCCTCCAGCAGAACGGGAACCAGGTGAAGTTGTGGACAGCCTGGTAGGCAAACAAGTGGAATATGCCAAAGAAGATGGCTCTAAAAGGACTGGCATGGTCATTCATCAAGTTGAAGCCAAACCTTCTGTCTATTTCATCAAGTTCGATGATGATTTCCATATTTATGTCTATGATTTGGTGAAAACATCTTAA